In Geminocystis sp. NIES-3708, a single window of DNA contains:
- a CDS encoding DUF4114 domain-containing protein, whose translation MINNSCNDWSDFVALFSFGTVNSDEINHMTRLSSNLFAFEDILQGGDLDYNDVILEFNFS comes from the coding sequence CTGATAAATAATTCTTGCAATGATTGGTCAGATTTTGTTGCTTTATTCTCTTTTGGCACAGTAAATTCTGATGAAATTAATCATATGACACGATTAAGCAGTAACTTATTTGCCTTCGAGGATATTTTGCAAGGAGGAGATTTAGATTATAATGATGTCATCTTAGAGTTTAATTTTTCTTAG
- a CDS encoding histidine phosphatase family protein, with the protein MSLTIYFLRHGETTSSLSGGYCGILDLDLTPEGYLMAEDFCQAYKNLPWQGIFSSPLSRTIATATPIAKTLGMGIQQRDGLREIAYGNWEGKTPQQVNEEYHDEYVRWLADPGWNAPTGGEKGIDIARRSSQVLEEIENNYSSGNVLIVSHKATIRIMLCSLLGIDLGRYRDRIAMGVSSVTVVKFTERGPLLQILGDRSHLRPELRARHGT; encoded by the coding sequence ATGAGTTTGACAATTTATTTTTTGAGACATGGTGAAACAACTTCAAGTCTGAGTGGTGGCTACTGTGGAATACTTGATTTAGACTTGACACCTGAAGGCTATCTGATGGCAGAAGATTTTTGTCAAGCCTATAAAAATTTACCTTGGCAGGGTATTTTTTCCAGTCCTTTATCTCGAACTATCGCTACGGCAACACCCATCGCTAAAACTCTAGGTATGGGAATTCAACAACGAGATGGATTAAGGGAAATTGCTTATGGTAATTGGGAAGGAAAAACTCCCCAACAAGTTAATGAAGAATATCATGACGAATATGTTCGTTGGTTAGCAGATCCCGGTTGGAATGCTCCCACTGGAGGCGAAAAAGGCATTGATATTGCTCGTCGTAGCAGTCAAGTTTTAGAAGAAATTGAAAATAATTATTCTTCAGGAAATGTTTTAATTGTCTCTCATAAGGCTACTATTCGTATCATGCTTTGTTCTTTACTGGGCATTGATTTAGGACGTTATCGAGATCGGATTGCCATGGGGGTATCATCTGTAACAGTAGTCAAATTCACTGAAAGAGGTCCTCTTTTACAGATTTTAGGAGATCGATCTCATTTAAGACCAGAATTGAGAGCCAGACATGGAACTTAA
- a CDS encoding response regulator codes for MTYSHDIDENKKKKDTILVVDDLPENLSLLANLLESKNYDVRVCRSGNLALKSLTSFTPELILLDVKMPNLNGYEICAKIKENQLTKNIPIIFLSALDSTFDKVTAFKVGGVDYITKPFHEEEVLARIETQLKIKQQTKNLEKEIQIRKQAELHLEEINKILSEKTQQLELINQDLQAFNYTVSHDLRNPLTIIFSASTLLKDRCINILDKKDQRFLDMIQEAGQRMNQIINDLIVLSQIGNDQLFIQFINLNDIIKEIIEKLKYNSKYANVNVIIEDNITGFGDPRFLRIALENLLDNAFKYSYQRENPCIKISQISWEYLENHENLFLTQYPHLSLQKIKEENNSASVYFITDNGIGFEMEYAQDIFSPFKRLINSHEIEGTGIGLSIVKRIIDRHQGFILCESEINKGSTFYFTLPAKIQ; via the coding sequence ATGACATATTCCCATGATATTGATGAAAATAAGAAAAAGAAAGATACGATCTTAGTAGTTGATGATTTACCTGAAAATTTAAGTTTATTAGCAAATTTACTAGAATCAAAAAATTATGATGTCAGAGTCTGTCGCAGTGGAAATTTAGCTTTAAAAAGTTTAACAAGTTTTACTCCAGAATTAATCTTATTAGATGTAAAAATGCCTAATCTTAATGGTTATGAAATTTGTGCAAAAATTAAAGAAAATCAGTTAACTAAAAATATTCCTATAATTTTTTTAAGTGCATTAGATTCAACTTTTGATAAAGTAACTGCCTTTAAAGTTGGTGGTGTTGACTATATTACTAAACCTTTTCATGAAGAAGAAGTATTAGCTAGAATTGAAACTCAATTAAAAATTAAACAACAAACAAAAAATTTAGAAAAAGAAATTCAAATCAGAAAACAAGCAGAATTACATTTAGAAGAAATTAATAAAATTTTATCAGAAAAAACTCAGCAATTAGAATTAATTAATCAGGATTTACAAGCATTTAATTATACCGTTTCTCATGACTTAAGAAATCCTTTAACCATAATTTTTTCTGCAAGTACATTATTAAAAGATAGATGTATAAATATTTTAGATAAAAAAGATCAAAGATTTTTAGACATGATTCAAGAAGCTGGGCAAAGAATGAATCAAATTATTAATGATTTAATAGTTTTATCTCAAATAGGTAATGATCAATTATTTATTCAATTTATTAATCTAAATGATATTATTAAAGAAATCATAGAAAAACTAAAATATAATAGTAAATATGCAAATGTAAATGTTATTATTGAAGATAATATTACTGGTTTTGGAGATCCAAGATTTTTAAGAATTGCCTTAGAAAATTTATTAGATAATGCTTTTAAATATAGCTACCAAAGAGAAAATCCCTGCATTAAAATCAGTCAAATCTCATGGGAATATTTAGAGAATCATGAAAATTTATTTTTAACACAATATCCTCATCTATCATTACAAAAAATAAAAGAGGAAAATAATTCAGCATCAGTATATTTTATTACAGATAATGGCATTGGATTTGAAATGGAGTACGCCCAAGATATTTTTTCTCCTTTTAAACGTTTAATCAATAGTCATGAGATTGAAGGCACAGGTATCGGATTATCTATCGTGAAACGTATTATTGATCGTCATCAAGGCTTTATTTTGTGTGAATCAGAAATTAATAAAGGTTCAACATTCTATTTTACGTTACCTGCAAAAATACAATAG
- the clpB gene encoding ATP-dependent chaperone ClpB, producing the protein MQPTNPQQFTEKAWEAIVKTPDIAKQNQHQQIESEHLLKSLLEQEGLAVNIFNKANVNVPRLREKIDEFINRQAKIKNITESVYLGKSLDTLLDRADKYKKEFDDDFISIEHIILGYAQDERFGKKLLQEFNLDETKLKTIIKDIRGSQKVSDQNPEGKYESLTKYGRDLTELARLGKLDPVIGRDDEVRRTIQILSRRTKNNPVLIGEPGVGKTAIVEGLAQRIINRDVPESLLDRTLIALDMGSLIAGAKYRGEFEERLKAVLKEVTESQGNIVLFIDEIHTVVGAGATQGAMDAGNLLKPMLARGELRCIGATTLDEYRKYIEKDAALERRFQSVFVGEPNVIDTISILRGLKERYEVHHGVKIADTALVAAAMLSNRYISDRFLPDKAIDLVDESAAKLKMEITSKPEELDEVDRKILQLEMERLSLKKEEDQASVERREKLEQELANLKEQQSSFNAQWQGEKEVIDQIRSLRESLEKINVEIQQAERDYDYNKAAELKYGKLTDIQRQIKEKESLLAEKQTSGKSLLREEVEESDIAEIISKWSGIPISKLVESEKAKLLHLEDQLHERVIGQNEAVIAVSDAIQRSRAGLADPNRPTASFIFLGPTGVGKTELAKALAGILFDTEDAIVRIDMSEYMEKHTVSRLMGAPPGYVGYEEGGQLTEAIRRRPYSVVLFDEIEKAHPDVFNVMLQILDDGRLTDSQGRTVDFTNTIIIMTSNIGSQYILDLAGDNSKYEEMRSRVMEAMRGNFRPEFLNRIDEIIIFHSLEKSELRNIVKIQVQRLESRLNEQKMTLKMSDTALDFLAEVGYDPVYGARPLKRSIQRYLETAIAKAILRGEFKDGDIIFVDVEDERLSLKSA; encoded by the coding sequence ATGCAACCAACAAATCCGCAACAATTCACAGAAAAAGCATGGGAAGCAATCGTTAAAACCCCCGATATTGCTAAACAAAATCAACATCAACAAATTGAGAGTGAACACCTATTAAAATCTCTATTAGAACAAGAAGGATTAGCCGTCAATATTTTTAATAAAGCGAATGTAAATGTCCCTCGTTTAAGAGAAAAAATAGATGAATTTATTAACCGTCAAGCTAAAATAAAGAATATAACTGAATCTGTGTATTTGGGTAAAAGTTTAGATACTCTTTTAGACAGAGCTGATAAGTATAAAAAAGAATTTGATGATGATTTTATTTCCATTGAACATATTATCTTAGGCTATGCACAAGATGAACGTTTTGGCAAAAAATTATTGCAAGAATTTAACTTAGATGAAACTAAATTAAAAACTATTATTAAAGATATTAGAGGAAGTCAAAAAGTGAGTGATCAAAATCCTGAAGGTAAATACGAATCTTTAACGAAATATGGACGAGATTTAACGGAATTAGCAAGGCTTGGTAAACTAGATCCAGTTATTGGTAGAGATGATGAAGTACGGCGTACTATTCAAATTCTTTCCCGTCGCACAAAAAATAATCCCGTCTTAATCGGTGAACCGGGTGTTGGTAAAACAGCTATTGTAGAAGGATTGGCTCAACGTATTATAAACCGAGATGTACCTGAATCATTACTTGATCGTACCCTCATTGCTTTAGATATGGGCAGTTTAATCGCTGGTGCAAAATATCGAGGAGAATTTGAAGAAAGACTCAAAGCTGTATTGAAGGAAGTCACAGAATCTCAAGGGAATATTGTCCTTTTCATCGATGAAATTCATACAGTTGTAGGGGCAGGAGCGACTCAAGGAGCAATGGACGCAGGAAACCTCTTAAAACCCATGTTAGCAAGGGGTGAATTGCGTTGTATTGGGGCAACAACCCTTGATGAATACCGCAAGTATATCGAGAAGGATGCGGCTTTAGAAAGACGTTTTCAATCGGTTTTCGTAGGTGAACCTAATGTAATCGATACTATCTCAATTTTGCGTGGTTTAAAAGAGCGTTATGAAGTTCATCACGGGGTAAAAATTGCTGATACTGCTTTGGTTGCGGCGGCGATGCTTTCTAATCGTTATATTAGTGATCGATTTTTACCAGATAAAGCTATTGATTTAGTGGATGAATCTGCCGCTAAATTAAAAATGGAAATAACTTCAAAACCAGAAGAATTAGATGAAGTTGATCGTAAAATTTTACAATTAGAAATGGAGCGTTTATCTTTAAAAAAAGAAGAAGATCAAGCATCTGTTGAAAGACGAGAAAAATTAGAGCAAGAATTAGCCAATTTAAAAGAGCAACAATCATCTTTCAATGCCCAATGGCAAGGAGAAAAAGAGGTAATTGATCAAATTCGTAGTTTACGAGAATCTTTAGAAAAAATTAACGTTGAAATTCAACAAGCTGAACGAGATTATGATTATAATAAAGCCGCCGAATTAAAATATGGAAAATTAACGGATATTCAGCGACAAATTAAAGAAAAAGAGAGTTTATTAGCAGAAAAACAAACCAGTGGAAAATCTCTTTTAAGAGAAGAAGTTGAAGAGTCAGATATTGCTGAAATTATCTCTAAATGGAGTGGTATTCCTATTAGTAAATTAGTAGAATCTGAAAAAGCAAAATTATTACACCTTGAGGATCAACTCCATGAGCGAGTCATCGGGCAAAATGAGGCAGTTATAGCTGTTTCTGATGCAATTCAGCGATCTCGCGCAGGTTTAGCCGATCCTAATCGTCCTACCGCCAGTTTTATCTTTTTAGGTCCGACAGGTGTAGGTAAAACAGAACTTGCTAAAGCCTTAGCTGGTATTCTCTTTGACACGGAAGATGCGATCGTCCGTATAGATATGTCAGAGTACATGGAAAAACATACCGTTTCTCGTTTAATGGGTGCACCTCCGGGATACGTTGGTTACGAAGAAGGAGGACAACTTACCGAAGCTATCCGCCGAAGACCTTATTCTGTGGTATTATTTGACGAAATCGAAAAAGCTCATCCTGATGTGTTTAACGTCATGTTGCAGATTTTGGATGATGGACGTTTAACGGATTCTCAAGGGCGTACTGTTGATTTTACTAATACTATCATTATCATGACCAGTAATATTGGTTCGCAGTATATCCTTGATTTAGCTGGGGATAACTCTAAGTATGAAGAAATGCGTAGTCGGGTAATGGAAGCAATGCGAGGTAACTTCCGTCCTGAATTTTTGAACCGTATTGATGAAATAATTATCTTCCATAGCCTTGAAAAATCAGAATTGAGAAATATCGTCAAAATCCAAGTTCAACGGTTAGAATCACGCTTAAACGAGCAGAAAATGACCTTAAAAATGTCTGATACAGCCCTCGATTTCCTTGCTGAAGTTGGTTATGATCCTGTCTATGGTGCAAGACCTTTGAAACGTTCTATACAACGCTACTTGGAAACTGCGATCGCCAAGGCTATTTTAAGAGGGGAGTTTAAAGACGGAGACATAATTTTTGTAGATGTAGAAGACGAAAGATTGAGCCTGAAAAGTGCGTAA
- a CDS encoding GNAT family N-acetyltransferase codes for MIDQLFGKKKDSPYTLRWHEKISEIPQSAWDAMALPLSTPFLEWEWLHNLETSGSVNFRTGWQPCHLTVWHEHNLVAAAPLYIKGHSYGEFVFDHQWADLAYRLNIEYYPKLLGMTPFTPAVGYRFLIMEEENELKITEMMVNAIDNFCLKNKISGCNFLFIDPQWQSIISQFGFTAWMHHGYIWSDHDFSSFDDYLQIFNSNQRKNIKRERKAVEKAGLITKNLVSDEIPHYLYSYIYKFYSNTCDKFYWGSKYLKKQFFEQLYPNYKHRLMLVTAYRENDDHTPVGMSFCIYKGENLYGRYWGSLAEFDCLHFETCYYKPIEWAINQGIKMYDPGAGGSHKRRRGFPATSNYSMHRFYNPRMNSILNHYIDEINMATTEEIRAINNDLPFTKKQINFTISKN; via the coding sequence ATGATTGATCAACTTTTCGGCAAAAAAAAAGATTCTCCTTATACTCTTCGTTGGCATGAAAAAATCTCCGAAATTCCTCAATCAGCATGGGATGCGATGGCTTTACCTCTTTCAACTCCTTTTTTAGAGTGGGAATGGTTACATAATCTTGAGACTTCTGGTAGTGTTAACTTTCGCACAGGTTGGCAACCATGTCATCTAACGGTTTGGCATGAACATAATTTAGTTGCCGCCGCACCACTATATATAAAAGGTCATAGTTACGGCGAATTTGTCTTTGATCATCAATGGGCAGATTTAGCTTATCGTTTAAATATTGAGTATTATCCTAAATTATTGGGTATGACTCCTTTTACTCCTGCGGTGGGTTATCGTTTTTTGATTATGGAGGAAGAAAACGAGTTAAAAATAACGGAAATGATGGTTAATGCTATCGATAATTTTTGTCTTAAAAACAAAATTTCAGGTTGTAACTTTTTGTTTATTGATCCTCAATGGCAATCTATAATTTCTCAATTTGGTTTTACAGCTTGGATGCACCATGGTTATATTTGGAGTGATCATGACTTTTCCAGTTTTGATGATTATTTACAAATATTTAATTCTAATCAAAGAAAAAATATTAAACGAGAAAGAAAAGCTGTTGAAAAAGCAGGATTAATCACAAAAAATTTAGTAAGTGATGAAATTCCTCATTATTTATATTCTTATATTTATAAGTTTTATAGCAATACTTGTGATAAATTTTATTGGGGGAGTAAATATCTTAAAAAACAATTTTTTGAACAACTTTATCCCAATTATAAACATAGATTAATGTTAGTAACTGCCTATCGAGAAAATGATGATCATACCCCTGTAGGAATGTCTTTTTGTATTTATAAAGGAGAAAATTTATATGGTAGATATTGGGGAAGTTTAGCCGAATTTGACTGTTTACATTTTGAGACTTGTTATTATAAACCGATTGAATGGGCTATAAATCAAGGCATTAAAATGTATGATCCTGGTGCTGGAGGATCACACAAACGTCGTCGAGGTTTTCCCGCTACTTCTAATTATAGTATGCACCGTTTTTATAATCCTAGAATGAACAGTATTCTCAATCATTATATTGATGAAATTAATATGGCTACCACAGAAGAAATAAGAGCAATTAATAACGATTTACCTTTTACTAAAAAACAAATTAATTTCACAATTAGTAAAAATTGA
- a CDS encoding PAS domain S-box protein, whose amino-acid sequence MINLQKNIQERRSLDQEQLLRLINALPICVSYIDSQQQYRFVNHTYEEWFGLTLTDIKGKYLREVIGKKAYEKALPNINKVLQGEKVVYEAEYPYPQQSRFVSSTLVPDFDTQGIVRGYYAYMEDITDKKRAEIELRHSEARYRAVINVMSEAIVVMNSQGIIIAANPSCEKILGLPLTQLIGMSYDHYNWIAIDEFGHDFPPQKHPSYLTLTEGKSFENVVMGIKNQENNLIWISINSKPLQLSEKPYEFYAVISFIDITNQKKIENKLKKNELKLRQITDSIPGAVFQYKLNKNGENNFIFMSEGIEQLYEIERIEVINNCQIMWDLILPEDTLLFNQSLQKSIDNFQPFLSEFRIQTPTGKVKWIAAASTPYFESYNEIIWNGILTDITDRKIKEEELLKSEATNQALLEAIPDLMIFADQNGIFTDYKLSKEFSIDFSSEELLGKNLYDIFEFSLAEKFISIYKNALVSGEIQSLEYQLEKDGKINFYEARVIATDTKKILTIIRDFTLQKNIEKALRDSEERLKIAIEAANIICWEINIKTGIIKGIGKIINNLWYYECWQLSIKDALGEINDNNERYLLHLKIRQLAEKFDKFIFEYYIKEYDKWFLISGKGIKNKENLLEQIIGIALDISEQKKREETINQHQEQLKTIINNIHDGLLIINQCGEISFANSAAEKLLEKSLSQLIGYNFGLPFTTHTELELFQTSQRKIVEIDSIISQWEGKPAYVVSMRDITVKKEQEYLLNLAKEKAENANQAKSVFLANMSHELRSPLNAILGFSQLLTRGKNLTSEQINKLNIINNSGEYLLNLINDILDISKIENGSMIIHNNEFNLINNLKEIYSLFSIKAQEKHLQFNFQIASNIPDLIYSDHLKIRQIIINLVSNAIKYTDKGEVICNFDYEKYNDIEIIKIKIKDSGKGINDEEILSIFEPFVQTKSGAESQVGSGLGLAITKSYLNLLGGSINVESKINEGSKFTVIIPIMSISNNQLMCQIPEQKRMIVHDNNPPYRILIVDDDESNRQLMKELLLPINFTLEEAINGLEAIQKYKSFEPHLILLDLKMSIMNGIEAATVIKKMSKEKGESYPKIIFITADTFTENTSKILNLGNGFLNKPIKENSLLLEITKQLDITYKLVMEKEDFIQENIFDNERKIINPSWLEKMHSAILNLDHYLMKQLIEEIKIENQNLYHKLQIPLNNYNYEVILKIMADFTPKDLQ is encoded by the coding sequence ATGATTAATCTTCAAAAAAATATCCAAGAGCGCAGATCTTTAGATCAAGAACAATTGTTAAGATTAATTAATGCTTTGCCTATTTGTGTCTCTTACATAGATTCTCAACAACAATATCGTTTTGTTAATCACACTTATGAGGAATGGTTTGGGTTAACGTTAACAGATATTAAGGGTAAATATTTACGGGAGGTTATTGGAAAAAAAGCCTATGAAAAAGCCTTACCCAATATTAACAAAGTTTTACAAGGGGAAAAAGTAGTTTATGAGGCGGAGTATCCTTATCCTCAACAAAGCCGTTTTGTTTCTAGTACTTTAGTTCCAGATTTTGACACTCAAGGCATTGTTAGGGGATATTATGCCTATATGGAAGATATTACTGATAAAAAACGAGCGGAAATAGAATTACGACATAGTGAAGCTCGTTATCGTGCCGTTATTAATGTCATGTCAGAAGCAATTGTTGTGATGAATTCTCAAGGAATTATCATAGCTGCAAATCCTAGTTGTGAAAAAATTTTAGGTTTACCTTTAACTCAATTAATTGGTATGAGTTATGATCATTATAATTGGATAGCAATAGATGAATTTGGTCATGATTTTCCTCCCCAAAAACATCCGTCTTATTTAACTTTAACAGAAGGAAAATCTTTTGAAAATGTAGTAATGGGTATTAAAAATCAAGAAAATAATTTGATTTGGATTTCTATTAATAGTAAACCATTACAACTATCTGAAAAACCTTATGAGTTTTATGCAGTAATTTCTTTTATTGATATTACTAATCAGAAAAAAATTGAAAATAAATTAAAAAAAAATGAACTAAAATTAAGACAAATTACTGATAGTATTCCAGGAGCAGTATTTCAGTATAAATTAAATAAAAATGGAGAAAATAACTTTATTTTTATGAGTGAAGGAATTGAGCAATTATATGAAATTGAGAGAATAGAAGTCATCAATAATTGTCAAATTATGTGGGATTTAATATTACCAGAAGATACTTTATTATTTAATCAATCTTTACAAAAATCTATTGATAATTTTCAACCTTTTTTATCAGAATTTCGTATCCAAACTCCTACAGGTAAAGTTAAATGGATTGCAGCCGCTTCCACACCCTATTTTGAATCTTATAATGAAATTATTTGGAATGGTATTCTTACAGATATTACCGATAGAAAAATAAAAGAAGAAGAATTATTAAAAAGTGAAGCAACTAATCAGGCATTATTAGAAGCTATCCCAGATTTAATGATTTTTGCGGATCAAAATGGTATTTTTACTGATTATAAATTAAGTAAAGAATTTTCTATTGATTTTTCTTCAGAAGAATTGTTAGGAAAAAATCTTTATGATATTTTTGAATTTTCTTTAGCTGAAAAATTTATAAGCATTTATAAAAATGCTTTAGTTTCTGGAGAAATACAATCTTTAGAATATCAATTAGAAAAAGATGGCAAAATTAATTTTTATGAAGCTAGAGTTATTGCTACAGATACAAAAAAAATATTAACTATTATCCGAGATTTTACCTTACAAAAAAATATAGAAAAAGCCTTGAGAGATAGTGAAGAACGTCTTAAAATTGCTATCGAAGCGGCCAATATTATTTGCTGGGAAATTAACATTAAAACAGGAATAATTAAAGGAATTGGAAAAATTATTAATAATCTTTGGTATTATGAATGTTGGCAATTATCTATTAAGGATGCTTTAGGTGAAATTAATGATAATAATGAGCGTTATTTACTACACTTAAAAATTCGTCAATTAGCAGAAAAATTTGATAAATTTATTTTTGAGTACTATATCAAAGAATATGATAAATGGTTTTTAATTTCAGGAAAAGGAATTAAAAATAAAGAAAATTTATTAGAACAAATAATTGGTATTGCTTTGGATATTTCTGAACAAAAAAAGCGTGAAGAAACAATTAACCAACACCAAGAACAATTAAAAACTATTATTAATAATATTCATGATGGTTTATTAATTATTAATCAGTGTGGAGAAATTTCTTTTGCTAATTCTGCGGCTGAAAAATTATTAGAAAAATCTCTTTCTCAATTAATTGGTTATAATTTTGGTCTTCCTTTTACTACCCATACAGAATTAGAATTATTTCAAACTTCTCAACGAAAAATTGTCGAAATAGATAGTATTATTTCTCAATGGGAAGGTAAACCTGCATATGTCGTATCTATGCGAGATATTACCGTAAAAAAAGAACAAGAATACTTATTAAATTTAGCTAAAGAAAAAGCAGAAAATGCTAATCAAGCCAAGAGTGTTTTTCTCGCTAATATGAGTCATGAATTACGCTCTCCATTAAATGCTATTTTAGGTTTTAGTCAATTATTAACTCGTGGAAAAAATCTTACTTCTGAACAAATTAATAAATTAAATATTATTAATAATAGTGGAGAATATTTATTAAATTTAATTAATGATATTTTAGATATTAGTAAAATTGAAAATGGCTCAATGATTATTCATAACAATGAATTTAATTTGATTAATAATTTAAAAGAAATTTATTCTTTATTTAGTATAAAAGCTCAAGAAAAACATTTACAATTTAATTTTCAAATAGCTTCTAATATCCCTGATTTAATATATAGTGATCACCTAAAAATAAGACAAATTATTATAAATTTAGTTAGTAATGCTATTAAATATACAGACAAAGGTGAAGTCATTTGTAATTTTGATTATGAAAAATATAATGATATAGAAATAATAAAAATTAAAATAAAAGATAGTGGTAAAGGAATTAATGACGAAGAAATATTATCTATATTTGAACCTTTTGTTCAAACAAAATCAGGAGCAGAAAGTCAAGTAGGTAGTGGTTTAGGTTTAGCAATTACTAAAAGTTATCTTAATTTATTAGGTGGTAGTATTAATGTGGAATCAAAAATAAATGAGGGAAGTAAATTTACAGTGATAATTCCAATTATGAGTATTTCTAATAATCAATTAATGTGTCAAATTCCTGAACAAAAAAGAATGATAGTTCATGATAATAATCCACCTTATCGAATTTTAATTGTTGATGATGATGAATCTAATAGACAACTAATGAAAGAGTTATTACTACCAATAAATTTTACTCTTGAAGAAGCAATAAATGGATTAGAAGCAATACAAAAATATAAATCTTTTGAGCCACACTTAATTTTATTAGACTTAAAAATGTCAATAATGAACGGTATTGAAGCAGCAACAGTAATTAAGAAAATGAGCAAAGAAAAAGGAGAATCTTATCCAAAAATTATATTTATTACCGCAGATACTTTTACAGAAAATACATCAAAAATTCTTAATTTAGGTAATGGCTTTTTAAACAAACCTATTAAAGAAAACAGTTTACTTTTAGAAATAACAAAACAACTGGATATAACCTATAAATTAGTGATGGAAAAAGAAGACTTTATCCAAGAAAATATATTTGACAATGAAAGAAAAATTATTAATCCAAGTTGGTTAGAAAAAATGCACTCTGCTATTTTAAACTTAGATCATTATCTTATGAAACAATTGATAGAAGAAATAAAAATTGAAAATCAAAACTTGTATCATAAATTACAAATACCGTTAAATAATTACAATTATGAAGTTATTTTGAAAATCATGGCAGATTTCACTCCTAAAGACTTACAATAA
- a CDS encoding NAD(P)-binding domain-containing protein: MRKIIITHPIADATINQLNFKLIEDKFILSNEKVFYQENLEEIILYVPNIGLNQIPDEDNDPAIEKLNNYLIKFKPDILIVGSNAVPSRIIVNWRKAVGKDQKLMIIRRGVDTRSIDINMANKQNILVTNLPGINSPYVAQHMIEYLNLDQVKKSHKIAIIGIGNIGKEIINKCLKNNLKTYIFSPSLMDKKQQLFYLKIKGINPTQVICTTSISEVINNATHVAISVPWKDKHGKPQGGIITETDIKNLQLPAKIVSASVPRIFTPSALALMDKLAKTQEIFVRIDTAKRRAEEFIPQYPHLNFGYNQAFASVECQIALDNAMLLKARNY, translated from the coding sequence ATGAGAAAAATTATTATTACTCATCCTATTGCAGACGCAACTATAAATCAATTAAATTTCAAATTAATAGAGGATAAATTCATTTTATCTAACGAAAAAGTTTTTTACCAAGAAAATTTAGAAGAAATTATTTTATATGTACCAAATATTGGTCTTAATCAAATTCCTGATGAAGATAATGATCCCGCTATCGAAAAATTAAACAATTATTTAATTAAGTTTAAACCTGATATTTTAATTGTAGGTAGTAATGCAGTACCTTCACGGATAATAGTTAATTGGAGAAAAGCGGTAGGAAAAGATCAAAAATTAATGATTATTAGACGAGGAGTTGACACTAGATCTATAGATATCAATATGGCAAACAAACAAAATATTTTAGTAACGAATTTACCCGGAATTAATTCTCCTTATGTTGCTCAACATATGATTGAATATTTAAACTTAGATCAGGTTAAAAAATCTCATAAAATTGCTATTATTGGTATTGGTAATATAGGTAAAGAAATTATTAATAAATGTTTAAAAAATAATCTAAAAACTTATATATTTAGTCCATCTTTAATGGATAAAAAACAACAATTATTTTATTTAAAAATAAAAGGCATTAACCCTACTCAAGTTATTTGCACAACATCCATTTCTGAAGTAATAAATAATGCAACTCATGTGGCGATCTCTGTACCATGGAAAGATAAACATGGTAAACCTCAAGGGGGAATTATCACTGAGACTGACATTAAAAACTTACAATTACCAGCAAAAATTGTATCAGCATCCGTGCCTAGAATATTTACCCCTTCTGCGTTGGCGCTGATGGATAAATTAGCCAAAACACAAGAGATTTTTGTGAGAATCGATACTGCTAAACGTCGTGCGGAAGAATTTATTCCTCAATATCCCCATCTAAATTTTGGTTACAACCAAGCTTTTGCATCTGTTGAGTGTCAGATTGCTTTAGACAATGCCATGTTATTAAAAGCAAGAAATTATTAG
- the rpmB gene encoding 50S ribosomal protein L28: MARVCQLTGKRANNGFAVSHSHRRTKKLQHANLQDKKIWWAEGKSFVRLRLSTKALKTLDKKSLNAMAIEAGIDLQKHLC, translated from the coding sequence ATGGCTCGTGTATGCCAATTAACTGGAAAAAGAGCAAATAACGGTTTTGCAGTTTCTCACTCTCACCGTCGTACCAAAAAGTTACAACACGCTAACTTACAAGACAAAAAAATTTGGTGGGCAGAAGGTAAATCTTTTGTTAGATTGAGACTTTCTACTAAAGCCTTAAAAACTCTAGATAAAAAAAGTTTGAATGCAATGGCAATAGAAGCGGGAATAGATTTGCAAAAGCATTTATGCTAA